One Roseimaritima multifibrata DNA window includes the following coding sequences:
- a CDS encoding DUF2293 domain-containing protein, producing the protein MPQQTRNVTPGPHEHAVRDGSEVLLVPRDWELLPPGDAGMTRRVKAGGPTWTVQEKKGRRTFSRGVWAPAARIAAVKKDLEIERAKPAYAKRRQADAVRRDKKQTAYVEDFHGAVFAFLNFASDYESLANRLATAVTKHATPVGSGTVARTERIPIERRAESAVIAWMRHQTTSYDDMKIARVKGQRREVRRMLAEKSRRLLVSYRAGRPVDANSCPLQQALVKK; encoded by the coding sequence ATGCCTCAGCAAACACGAAATGTAACGCCGGGACCCCATGAACATGCGGTTCGTGATGGTAGCGAAGTCCTTCTGGTCCCGCGTGACTGGGAACTGCTGCCCCCCGGTGACGCTGGAATGACCCGCCGCGTGAAGGCGGGGGGACCGACCTGGACGGTTCAGGAAAAGAAAGGACGCCGTACCTTTTCGCGAGGGGTGTGGGCGCCTGCCGCTAGGATCGCCGCGGTTAAAAAAGATTTGGAGATCGAGCGAGCGAAACCGGCCTATGCCAAACGACGTCAGGCCGATGCCGTTCGACGCGACAAGAAGCAAACGGCATACGTCGAAGATTTTCATGGAGCGGTGTTTGCGTTCCTGAATTTCGCGTCGGATTATGAATCACTGGCAAATCGATTGGCGACCGCGGTCACAAAACATGCCACGCCCGTCGGCAGTGGCACCGTTGCCCGTACCGAAAGAATCCCGATTGAACGACGAGCGGAATCGGCGGTGATCGCCTGGATGAGGCACCAAACGACCAGCTACGACGACATGAAAATCGCTCGCGTCAAAGGTCAACGACGCGAAGTCCGCCGGATGCTGGCGGAGAAATCTAGACGTTTACTGGTCTCTTATCGGGCAGGTCGGCCCGTTGACGCGAATTCTTGTCCGCTCCAGCAAGCACTCGTTAAGAAATGA